One genomic window of Medicago truncatula cultivar Jemalong A17 chromosome 1, MtrunA17r5.0-ANR, whole genome shotgun sequence includes the following:
- the LOC112418627 gene encoding uncharacterized protein: MYVADLFSVDLEQQGVVWRWRRRLWQWKEEMLEECRALLLDILLFPNVSDIWVCLPAPSDGYTIRGAYHVLTSQDHSDAATDAELVWHKQVPLKVSVFAWRLLRDRLPMKTNLIARQVLSPDMSLCVAGCDHPETAQHLFLLCNTFGLLWHMLRDWIGCTGVDADNISDHFLQFTYLTGGAVSRRSFMQLIWLLCVWVVWNERNNRLFNNVITPILRLLDKVKMLSLGWLKAKKAIFVFSTQQWWSCPLVCLAIG; this comes from the coding sequence ATGTATGTGGCAGACTTGTTCTCTGTTGATTTGGAGCAGCAGGGGGTTGTTTGGAGGTGGAGGCGTAGATTGTGGCAGTGGAAGGAGGAGAtgttagaggagtgtagggctttaCTTCTTGATATTCTATTGTTTCCGAATGTTTCAGATATATGGGTTTGTCTTCCTGCTCCTTCAGATGGATACACTATTCGTGGTGCTTATCATGTGCTAACCTCTCAGGACCATTCTGATGCAGCTACTGATGCGGAGTTGGTTTGGCACAAACAGGTTCCCTTGAAGGTTTCAGTTTTTGCGTGGAGACTCCTCAGGGATCGGTTACCAATGAAGACTAATTTGATTGCTCGACAGGTGTTGTCGCCTGATATGTCCTTATGTGTCGCTGGTTGCGATCATCCTGAAACGGCTCAACATCTCTTTTTGTTGTGTAACACTTTTGGTTTGCTTTGGCATATGCTGCGTGATTGGATTGGTTGCACGGGGGTGGATGCCGATAATATTTCagatcattttcttcaatttactTATTTGACAGGTGGTGCTGTTTCTAGACGTTCTTTTATGCAACTTATATGGCTACTTTGTGTCTGGGTTGTGTGGAATGAACGAAATAATCGTCTGTTTAATAATGTAATAACTCCCATTCTCCGTTTGTTAGACAAGGTAAAGATGTTGTCCTTaggttggttgaaagctaaaaaagctATCTTTGTTTTCAGTACCCAACAGTGGTGGTCATgccctcttgtttgtttggCTATTGGCTAA